The Amycolatopsis umgeniensis DNA segment CCGGAAGAAGGTCTGGGCGTCCGGAACCACGAGCTGCGCGCGAAACACATCGACGGGATCAACGCGTTCCGGAACGTTTAGCGCGCCAGAACGCACTTTCGCCGCGCGTTGCGTGGGTGCTCACCCTTCCGTGACTCCAGCTCGACTACGGTAGAAGGATGAGCCTTGGCGAGGAACGGGAGCTAGTGCCGCTGGGAGCCGGCTTCGACGTGGCGAAGCGCGGTTACAGCCGTGCGCAGGTCGACGAACATCTCGAACGGCTGGACGCCGATCTGAAGATGCTCACCGCCGATCGCGATGCCGCCATCGGACAGGCGGGCGACCTGGCACGGCAGCTGGAGATCGCACGCGGCGAGATCGCGGATCTGCGCGGGCAGGTCGACAGGCTCGCCCAGCCGCCGACGAGCGTCGAAGGCCTTTCCGAGCGGCTGCAGCGCATGCTGCGGCTCGCGCAGGACGAGTCCGCCGACACGAAGGCGCGCGCGGAAGCCGAAGCCGGGCACATCCGCGCCAAGGCGGAGACAGACGCGAGCGCCATGCGGGCCCGTTACGAGCAGCTGCTCAACGAGCTCGACCTCCGCCGCAAGGAGATGGAGGCCGAGCACCGCGGCGTGCTGGAGACCGCGCGCGCCGAGGCGAAGGACATCACCGACAAGGCGAAGGCCGAGCGCGACAAGCTCGACGCCGAGTCGCAGCAGCGTCGCACGCAGGTCGAAGAGGACTTCGAGATCGCGATGGCGTCGCGGCGCACCGAAGCCATGCACGCGCTGGCCGAGCAGGAGGCCGCGAGCAAGGCCGAAGCCGCCCGCCGTGTCCGCGAGGCCACCGAGGACGCCGCCACCATCCGCGCGAAGGTGCTCGAAGAGGAGACGGCGGCCAAGTCCGACATCGAACGCCGTCAGCGCGAGTCCGTCGCCGACGCCAACAAGCGCAAGCAGGACTCGATCACCGAGGCCAACGCCCGGCTCGCCGAGGCGGCCGACGAGGCACGCCGCCGCGTCCGGCAGGCCACCGAAGAGTCCAACCGGCGGATCACACAGGCCACCGAACGGGTCGAATCGCTCCGCAAGGTGCGCTCCAGCCTGGCCGAGCAGGTCCGCACCGCGCGGACCGCGCTCGCCGAGGCGACGCACGTACTCGGCGACGAACCGCACGTCCCGGTGGATCTGAAGGCGAAGCCGTCCTCCGATCCGGAGGCCACCGTGCAGCTGCGGACGGCCGATGTGCCGAAGGCCACATCCGGCGCGAAGCCTTCACCTCGACCTGCGGCAGCGCAGAAACCGACTGGCGAGTAACCTTCTCACCCGACCGCGTTCACGACGGCCTGCGGGCCGATCGTCCAGCGGTTATCGTCGCTGCTCGCGCGCCTGTGCGAGCCAGAGGAGATCGGTGGAGGTTGCGGATGGCTGCATATCGGACCGTGGTCGTGGGCACGGACGGCTCGGATTCCTCGTTCGCCGCGGTCGACCGGGCGGCGGGAGTCGCAGGCGACTCCGGAGCGACCCTGGTCATCGTGTGCGCCTACTACCCCGCCAACAAGGGCGACGTGGAGAAGGCGCAGGACGCCCTCGGTGACGAGGCGTACCAGGTCGTGGGTTCGGCCCCGGCCGAGGACACGCTGCTTTCGGCCCGGGACAGGGCCGCCAAAGCGGGCGCGAAGGCCATCGAGACCTCGGCCGTCGTCGGCGACCCCGTCGACGCGCTGCGCAAGGTCGTCTCCGACCGTTCCGCGGACCTGCTGGTGGTCGGCAACCGCGGGCTGAACACGCTCGCCGGCCGCATCCTGGGCTCCGTGCCGTCCGAAGTGGCCCGGAAGTCGGGTGTGGACGTGCTCATCGTCCACACCACCTAATGGCCGATACCGGCGAGCCCGCGCCCGACGCGCTTCAGCAGCGTCTCGAACGGATCCTGCTCGGCGGCAGACGCAAGTACACCCGGCTCGAAGTCGCCGAGAAGGCGGGCGTTCCCGAAGAGCGTTCTCGGCGACTTTGGCGTGCGCTGGGCTTCGCGACCGTCGACGACGACGAAGTCGTCTTCACCGACGCCGACATCGAAGCGATCCGCACCGCCGACCAGCTGATGAACTCGGGTCTGATCGACCCGAGCATCGAGCTGGCGGTGACGCGCGCGCTGGGCCAGCACCTTTCGCGGCTCGCGGAATGGCAGGTCCACATGCTGTGGTCGATGATCACCGAGAACAAGGACCTCGGCACCAGCGAACGCCAGATCGCGCGCCTCGTCGACAGGCTGCTGCCCGAACTGGAGAAGGTGCAGAACTTCGTCTGGCGGCGGCACCTCGCCGCGTACGCCGGACGCGCGTTCGCCTCCCCGGACGAAGACCTCGAAGCCAGGACAGAGGTCGTCGGCTTCGTCGACATGGTCGGCTACACCCGCCTGACCAGGCAGATCGGCGAAGACGAGCTGAGCGCCGTCCTCGACCGGTTCGAATCCGTCGCCACCGAAGTGGTCGCCGAGCACCGCGGCCGGATCGTGAAAATGATCGGTGACGAGGTGCTGTTCGTCGCCGATTCCGCCGTCGACGGCGCCGAGATCGCCCTCGCGCTGTCCGAACGCTCCGACGCCGACGAAACCCTGCCCGCCGTGCGCGCCGGGCTGGCCTCGGGCCGGATCCTCAGCCGGTTCGGCGACGTCTACGGCTCGGTCGTCAACCTCGCCGCCCGCCTCACCTCGACCGCCCGGCCGGGCACCATCCTGGTGGACAAGGAACTCGCCACCGAACTCCTGGGGTTCCCGGAGTACGAGGTCCGCACGCGGCGGCCGGTGTCGGTGCGTGGCTACAACCGGCTGCGGCCCTCGTCCCTGCGGCGGGCGCAGGAGCAGCCTTCGGGCATGTTCGCGTCCTCGCAGCAGCTCGCCGCGGAGATGCTGGGGCTGGGCACTCCTGCTCCCGGTCCGGCACCTGTCCCGGACGAGATCGAGGACGCCACCGCGGACACGCTGCCGCCCCGGCCTCGCTCGAAGCGGCGCCGGCGGCGCTGAGCTTTCCCTCGTCGCGGGAGCAAGGGACCTTTGCTATCGCCCTGCCGGGGCAAAGGCGTCACTCGCGTGATCAGGCACGGAACTCACGTGACTGGAGGCCGCACTCGGATGTGCGGTGCCTGATCACGCGAGATCCGTCCTCAATCACGCGAGATCCGGGCTTGATCACGCGAGTGCGGTGTCATGCCACCCCGGTCACCATCTCGCCCGAAGCAGCCATGTCGCCCTACCCCACTAGAGGGATTCGGCTCAGCATCGGTTCCCAGCCACGACCGTGTGGATTTCGGGACATCTGACGTCCCAAAATCCACACGGTCAAGTCACCAGAGCTCATCGCGGGAGCAAGGGACCTTTGCTATCGCCGCGGACGGCTCAGGCGGGCAGCACGGCGTATTGCCGCACGTAGAGGTCGGTGTAGGTGACCGGGCCGCGCGGGCCCGGGACCTTGTCCAGGTTGATGCCGGTCTCGGGGACGGCGAGGAGTTTGAAGCCGTCCAGCAGACGGGTGGGTGCGTTCCAGAAGACGCCGGTGCCGGTGTACGCGTCGAAGAACGCGTCGGCGGCTTCGCTGCTTTCGGTGGCGATGCCGGCGGCCAGGCCCGAGGTCTGCTCGTTGGCGATCTCCGCCGCTTCGGGCAGGCTCGCGACCTTCGCGACGGTGACGGTCGCTTCGCGGTCGGAGTCGAGCGCCCATTCGTAGCCGATGGCGTGCTCGTGCGGAGCGAGCGACGGCGTGACGCCGCGTTCGGCCAGCGCGCCGGAGATACCGGGCCAGACGCGGTCGTGGGCGGCCTCGTGGATCAGCAGCAGGTTCAGCCGGTTGCAGACGCCGAGCCTGTCGAGACTGTTGAAGACCAGCTCGCGCACCTTGTCGGTGTCGGCCGCTTCGTCGATGTACAGCACGCCGCCGCCGTCGGCGTGGGCGAGCGTACGGACGCCGTGGACGGCCGCCTCGGTCGCCAGCGCCCGGGTGCTGTCACCGCTGCCGCGCAGGATGACCAGCGGCACGAGCGCGGGGAAACGCACCAGCGCGGAAGCCGCTTCGCGCTCGGCGCGCGGCACCAGCTGGATGACGTCCGGGTCGATACCCGCCTCGGCGAGCGCGGGGGCGATGACGGCCTCCCGCAGGCGCTGGGCCGAGCCGAGCGCGGCGGAGCCCGTGCGGAGCACGCCACCGTTGCGCGACTTCACCAGCTGCGAGGCGACGTCGACCGTGACGTTCGGACGCGCCTCGTAGTTCGCGCCGATCACGCCGACCGGGCGGCGGCGTTCCACCAGCCGCAGCCCGCCGTCCAAAGTGGACACCTCGACGGACCGCTCCTGGTGCGGCGCACCGGCCAGGAGGCGGAGCTGCTCGGCCATGCCGGTCAGCCGCTCGGGGGTGATGGTGAGCCTGTCGAGCAGGCCCGCGCTCATGCCGTCCTCGCGCGCTTTGGCGATGTCGGCCTGGTTCGCCTCGAGCACCGCCTCGGCGTGCTCGACCAGCTTGCCCGCCATGGCGTTCAGCGCGGCGTCGATCGCCTCCGGGGAGGCGGCGGCCAGCGACGGCGCGGCTCGTTTCGCCGATCGAGCGCATTCCTCGACGGCCTTGGCGACCTCGTCCATCTCCGACTCCTTCCGCGCGGAACGAGCCATCAGTCTGCCGTACCGCCCCGGTCAGGCGACGGTCGGCTCCAGCAGCCACAACCCGCCCGCGAAGAGACAGCTCACCGTCAGCACGGCCATCACCAGCACCCACAGCACCGCGGGCATCCCGGTGAGCCTGCCGAGCTGATCGGCGTCGGAATCCCGCGCCGACCCCCGGCGCCGCTTGATCTGCAGCTCGATCACCGGCCGGACGCCGCCGAACAGCAGGAACCAGGTCAGCAGGTAGACGAAGATCGCCTGGAACCACGACGGCGCCACCAGCGCGACCAGGCCGAGCACCACCGAGCTGGTGACCACGGCGAACACGCCGTAGGTGTTGCGCACCATCACCAGGACGCCCAGCAGCATCAGCGCCATCACGATCAGCACGACGGTGATCAGATCCGACGAGAGCAGCCCGGCGAACACCAGTCCGAGCACCGCGGCCGCCGGGTACCCGGCGAGCGCGGTGAACGCCATACCCGGCCCCTCCGGTTTGCCACGGGACACGGTGACGCCGGAGGTGTCCGAATGCAGTTTGATGCCCTGTAGCCGACGGCCGACCAGGATCGCCGCGAGCGCGTGGCCTGCCTCATGGACGAGCGTGATCAGGTTGCGGGCGATCCGCCAAGGCCTGCCCGAAAGCACCACGAGCAGCGCGAGACCACCGGTGACCAGGGTGATCGTGCCGGGCGGGGTGGACTGGGCGATGTCGGAAACCGTTTCGGCGGGAGACGAGCTCACCTCACCAGCTCACCACAAGCGGGATACGTCCCGTGTCAGGCGGTCATGGAACCCCCGATCTCACGCGTGCGAAACTCCCGGTCGTTGCGCAGGGCGAAGGCCACCCAGCTGCGGAACGGCCGCCACACCGCGGACAGCTCCTCCAACTCCTCGGGTGGCGCCAGCGGCAGGTCGTACGCGGCCCGCATGGCCTCCTGTAATCGAGGTTCGTCCGCGGGGAAGACGTCCGGATGCCCGGCGCCCCGGATCAGGATCAGCTGCGCCGAGAACGGGCCGATCCCCGGCAACCGCTGCAGCCAGCGCAACGCGTCCGGGACCGGCATGGCGCGCAGATACGCGGCGTCGAGCAGACCGTCCTTGGCCGCGTTGGCCACGGCACGCAACCGTTCGGCCTTCATCTCCGGCAGGCCCTGCCCGACCTCCTGCCCGGCCACGACATCCGGCGCGGGGAACGACATGAGGATCTTCCCGCCGACGTCCACCGGCCTGCCGAACTCCTCGGCGAGCCGTCGTTTCACTGTGGCGGCCTGCGACGTCCGCGTCCGATGACTCAGGATCGCCCAGCAGGCCGCCTCGTACGGTGAGTGGAACAGGACGGGCCGCAGCCCGGGGAACGTCTGCTGGAGACGGCGCACCACCGGATCCGCGGTGCCGATCTTCGCGAAACCGACGCCGTCGACGTCCACCGAAAGGATCCGCCGGACCTGGGCGCCGACCTCGACGGCGAGGCCTTCTTCGGCGAAGACCTCCACCTCGATCGAGCCGGGCGATCTCTGTCTGACGGCCGCACCGACGTGCTCCCAGCCCGCTTCGGCGGGAAACGCGAAGCGCAGGGTGCCGGGTTCGGCGGCCGCGTCCGTGCGGCACGCGGGCCGGAAATCGGTCAGGAACCGGATGGACTTGTCGAGGTCGAACGGGCCACGCA contains these protein-coding regions:
- a CDS encoding adenylate/guanylate cyclase domain-containing protein, with the translated sequence MADTGEPAPDALQQRLERILLGGRRKYTRLEVAEKAGVPEERSRRLWRALGFATVDDDEVVFTDADIEAIRTADQLMNSGLIDPSIELAVTRALGQHLSRLAEWQVHMLWSMITENKDLGTSERQIARLVDRLLPELEKVQNFVWRRHLAAYAGRAFASPDEDLEARTEVVGFVDMVGYTRLTRQIGEDELSAVLDRFESVATEVVAEHRGRIVKMIGDEVLFVADSAVDGAEIALALSERSDADETLPAVRAGLASGRILSRFGDVYGSVVNLAARLTSTARPGTILVDKELATELLGFPEYEVRTRRPVSVRGYNRLRPSSLRRAQEQPSGMFASSQQLAAEMLGLGTPAPGPAPVPDEIEDATADTLPPRPRSKRRRRR
- a CDS encoding universal stress protein, giving the protein MAAYRTVVVGTDGSDSSFAAVDRAAGVAGDSGATLVIVCAYYPANKGDVEKAQDALGDEAYQVVGSAPAEDTLLSARDRAAKAGAKAIETSAVVGDPVDALRKVVSDRSADLLVVGNRGLNTLAGRILGSVPSEVARKSGVDVLIVHTT
- a CDS encoding DNA-3-methyladenine glycosylase family protein, with protein sequence MTGSILQHTATTTLRIPVRGPFDLDKSIRFLTDFRPACRTDAAAEPGTLRFAFPAEAGWEHVGAAVRQRSPGSIEVEVFAEEGLAVEVGAQVRRILSVDVDGVGFAKIGTADPVVRRLQQTFPGLRPVLFHSPYEAACWAILSHRTRTSQAATVKRRLAEEFGRPVDVGGKILMSFPAPDVVAGQEVGQGLPEMKAERLRAVANAAKDGLLDAAYLRAMPVPDALRWLQRLPGIGPFSAQLILIRGAGHPDVFPADEPRLQEAMRAAYDLPLAPPEELEELSAVWRPFRSWVAFALRNDREFRTREIGGSMTA
- a CDS encoding M50 family metallopeptidase; its protein translation is MSSSPAETVSDIAQSTPPGTITLVTGGLALLVVLSGRPWRIARNLITLVHEAGHALAAILVGRRLQGIKLHSDTSGVTVSRGKPEGPGMAFTALAGYPAAAVLGLVFAGLLSSDLITVVLIVMALMLLGVLVMVRNTYGVFAVVTSSVVLGLVALVAPSWFQAIFVYLLTWFLLFGGVRPVIELQIKRRRGSARDSDADQLGRLTGMPAVLWVLVMAVLTVSCLFAGGLWLLEPTVA
- a CDS encoding chromosome segregation protein translates to MPLGAGFDVAKRGYSRAQVDEHLERLDADLKMLTADRDAAIGQAGDLARQLEIARGEIADLRGQVDRLAQPPTSVEGLSERLQRMLRLAQDESADTKARAEAEAGHIRAKAETDASAMRARYEQLLNELDLRRKEMEAEHRGVLETARAEAKDITDKAKAERDKLDAESQQRRTQVEEDFEIAMASRRTEAMHALAEQEAASKAEAARRVREATEDAATIRAKVLEEETAAKSDIERRQRESVADANKRKQDSITEANARLAEAADEARRRVRQATEESNRRITQATERVESLRKVRSSLAEQVRTARTALAEATHVLGDEPHVPVDLKAKPSSDPEATVQLRTADVPKATSGAKPSPRPAAAQKPTGE
- a CDS encoding aldehyde dehydrogenase family protein, coding for MDEVAKAVEECARSAKRAAPSLAAASPEAIDAALNAMAGKLVEHAEAVLEANQADIAKAREDGMSAGLLDRLTITPERLTGMAEQLRLLAGAPHQERSVEVSTLDGGLRLVERRRPVGVIGANYEARPNVTVDVASQLVKSRNGGVLRTGSAALGSAQRLREAVIAPALAEAGIDPDVIQLVPRAEREAASALVRFPALVPLVILRGSGDSTRALATEAAVHGVRTLAHADGGGVLYIDEAADTDKVRELVFNSLDRLGVCNRLNLLLIHEAAHDRVWPGISGALAERGVTPSLAPHEHAIGYEWALDSDREATVTVAKVASLPEAAEIANEQTSGLAAGIATESSEAADAFFDAYTGTGVFWNAPTRLLDGFKLLAVPETGINLDKVPGPRGPVTYTDLYVRQYAVLPA